Part of the Sodalinema gerasimenkoae IPPAS B-353 genome is shown below.
TCCTCGAATCCGCCAAAGTCTATCGCGGCAAAAACGCCCACAATCATGATTTAGTGGGGCAAGTCGCGGGCGACTATGACCCCAACGCCTTAGCTGATCTAACCCCCAGTGGGGACTGTAAAGAAAACGGCTGTGCCGCTGACAACGATGCCAGCCAGGGGGGACGAGCCAATAACCTGATTATTTGCCCGATTATCTCTAGCTTAGATCATGCCTACATTACCCTCGCCGGAGGGGGTCTATTAGTTGCCGATACTACAACCACTCCCATGAGTCTCATTGGGGAATATGGCTCAGAAGTCATTAATGGTGCCGGTTGCGGGGGAGTCGAAGCCGACGGCAATATCTGGTTAAATGCTGGGGTGTCTGCGTCTGATGCGGGAGCTACCCAATCCACCTTTACCGTCTATACCCTGGAGGATCAGGCGTTCACGAACGGTCCGAATCCTGCCAACAGTCCCGCCCCGGTGTTGGTGTATAAAGACCCCAACAATACGGCAACTAATGGCAATACCAGTGGCGAGGCGGAGAATACTACGGGACAATTCCCCGGTATGACCACTCGTCATGATAGTCATGGCATGATTGCCACGGTGTCTGGCACCTATATCCATACCACGGACCGGATTCAGAATCAGATGCAGGTGTTTAACAGCCAAACCTTAGAACGGACTCAGTATGACCTTACCTCAGCCGATGGGCAAGGGACTGGTGTCGGTGCTTGTGCGGCTGCTTCAGTTACCGATGATTCTGACTTGCCCACCAACGATCCGGCTCCGGATTTAATAGAGGTGAGTCCAGATGGCAAGTATCTGTTTATCGCCTTGCGCGGACCGCTTCCCGTTTCCGTGGGTCATTCCTCTCAAGGGAGTTGTCCGGGCGTTGGGGTAGTTGAACTGATGGAGAATGGGGCATCAGGCCGCTTGGTCTCGGTCCTGCGCAGTTCTAATGTCATTGATGGGGCGATCGCGCCTATTGCGGGAGGTCATGATTATCAAGGCGGGGAACATAGTGATACCCACGGTGTCGCCATCCGCCGCAAATAACCCCTCCAAAGCGAGTTGGTTCCTCATGACTTGGCTGGACCAAGTTCGCGATTAACGGGGGAGCGATCGCCTGCGAGATGTCCGCTACTATCCCCAGGCCCGCATTTGTGCGATCGCCCCTAACCCGCTCCCCATCCAGCATCGGCTACGGGGCCAGTTTTGGTGGTCTCACCCCCCTCCTGACGATGTTAAACTCCTGTGCGACGGGAATTGGGGTAGTGAATATCGATAATGGTTTTGGCGGGGCCATGTTGGCGGGGCAAAGTCTACGTACTGGGGAAACGTTAATGCGTCAATCCGCCGCTGAGTGAGTTGGGGGGATTGTTCTCCGTCACGATCCTCTCCCCCGCCAATTCACCGCCTACCTCAAAAGACAGCTATCATGAACCCAGAACCCTTCGATATCGTGGAACTACTGGTGAGCCTACCAGAACATAACCTGCTTGTGGGTACCCAGGGCGCTATTATCGAAAATTTTGGGTCTAAAACCCCGTCCTTCTAGGACGGCTCCACTCTCTTAAGGCTTCAACGGGTTGAAGCGTTGCCTCGGCGACTCGCCGACTGGTGGCTTCTAGGGTTCCTGTCCCCACGTAGATTTGAGCGAACTCCCACAACCACTCCTGTTGTTTGGCGTAGGAGAGATGCCCGTAGTGTCCCAGCCAGGTTAACAATCCTTGTAGCTTCGCTGATAGGTCTTGTCCGGGGATAACGCCTTCGGGTAATTCTCCAGCGACTCGGACTCCGCATTGACCGCAGATAGCGGCGTGAACAACCATGAGTTGTTAAAGCTACCCCGCAAGCTGGTCTTGAGCCACGGCTGAGCGGCTTATGGTGGCGGCACTGGCTTGAAAGTGGTTTCCGCCGCACTGATGACAGATTTGAGGCTCGATAGAGAGCATTGCCAGCTACGCGGGTTTAGGAAACGCCCAAATTCCGGGGTGTCCCGGTTGCCCTCCCGGTTTTCGCTTTGATGGCTCGGACTCCGCTTTCTCTTTGACTTTCTCCGAATGCCGAATGAGGTCGCTTGAGGGAGGCTTGGAGGAGATCTGGCTATCCTTGTCTATCAATGCTTTGAGCCGTTCGACTTCCGCTACGAGTTCTTCGAGCACTGCTTGCTGTTGCAGCACTATCTCCACTAGAACTGATTTGGTCCGCTTTTCTAGCGTTTCTCAGTCTTTGGGAATTTTCGGCAGTCGGCTCTTCATGGCTCTAGCCCACTCCTTTCTTCCCGCTTGTCAAGCCCCCCCACCTGAATGCTTACGTTTCTGAAACCGCTATAAAGGTTATGAAATTGGCAGCCTGGAGCGCTCGAACAATCGAAAACGGAAGATAATTGAAGATTTAATCGGACAGTTGGAGAGCGTTGAGCAGTTCTATGGAAGGGCTCTGGAAGTCGCAAGAGAAACAATTCAAGAGCAAGGTAAGTACACCGTAGAGCTATTGCAAAGAAGTAAAGATTCTGGGAGTTGAAAATGAGCGATCGAGAACCCAAACGCTACATCACAAGGCTACACCCGGCTCTGTCTTCCTTTAGTATCTTGCACCACAATCTGATGCTGTGTGAAATCCAAGTCTTTGATGCGTAATTGCATTGCCTCTCGCAGTCGCAAGCCACTGCCATAAAGCAGTTGGACAATGAGACGATGAACACCTGACATTTGATGAATCACCAACCGCGCTTCCTCGACAGTCAAAACTGTAGGGAGCCTCCGAGAACGCTTAGCCCTGATAGCGTCAACTCCTTCTAAGGGGCGACCTAATATCTCTTTGTACAAGAAGAGTATTGCACTAAGTGCTTGATTTTGAGTGGCTGCTGCTACTCCATTTTGTACTGCCAACTGGGTCAAAAATGCTTCGGCTTCGGGTACTCCCATTTCATTGGGATGGCGCTTGTTGTGAAAGAGGATGTAGCGGCGAATCCATTGAAGGTAGGTTTGTTCGGTACGGTAGGAGTAGTGTTTGACTTGGATCGCGTCGCGCACGCGATCTAGCAGCTTCTTGGGAGGAGGTTGCATGGTCTGGGAATGCTGGCGCTGGGAAGTATTAAATTAATCCTAATGCAGCCTTGACGTTCGATCAAAATGGTAGTTACACTGAAATCGTCCACCTAATCACCCTTAGGGGGACATTATGCTGAAATCGTCTACTTAATCACCCCCAGGGGGGCGTTAGATAGAGTTTTTCTGCCTAATCTGCTTATATGGGGTATTATGTGGAAAGTTTCCGTCTGATAAATTGTTAAATATTGGAGATTAAATGAAGATAGTTAGTATTTTTAACAATAAAGGTGGGGTCGGTAAAACCACCTACATGTACCATATTGCCCACCTTCTTGAGAAAGAGGGGAAGACTGTTTTGATCGCAGACTTAGATAGTCAATGCAATTTATCCTCTTACTGCATCTCGGAGTCAGAGCTTGAAAAAAGCTGGAAGCTGGATCGAGGAAATAGTATTTGGAACGCTATTGAGCGGGTTTATCAGGGTCTGGGGGATATCCGCCAAAGAGGCCCTTCCAAAGTAAGCAGTTTGTATCCGAAACTTTACTTGATTCCGGGTGACATTTTGCTGAGTAGTTATGAGGACGTGCTGGGTGATACTTGGAGCTCTGCTAAAGGTGGTGCTGAACCTGCGCTACGAGTCCAATCTGCGATATACAGGTATGTGAAATGGTGTGGTGGGAAGGTCGATGCTGATGTAATTCTGTTAGATCTTGGGCCAAATCTTGGAGCACTAAATCGTGCAATTTTGGCTGCAAGTGACTATTTTATTGTGCCGATGTCTCCCGATTTGTTCTCAATCAGAGGTACGGAAAATCTAGGAAATAAGCTAGTTAACTGGGCAGGTGAATGGTATCAATGCAACAGTTCTTGGAAAGGTCAAGGGTTAGCGCTTCCTGCTGGTAAGCCGACGTTTCTTGGATATGTAATGCAGCAGCACAATGTACGTCAAAACCAAGATGGCATGACTCGAGGTTGGTCAATTTTCGGGAGCAGGGTTGAGCAAGCGGTGAAAGACAACATCGTTGATAAACTTGACCCAATTGGCCAAGTTCATCATTGGACTGACAATGAATGGAAACTTGGCCGTATTCCAAACCTTCATAGCTTGGTTCCTTATTCCTTAGAAGCACGAAAGCCAGTCTTTGACTGCACTTCAAGGGATGGTTTAACAGGTGCCCATATAACGAGAGCAAGGAACTCTAGGCAGCATTTTGACCCGATTATGACAAAGCTGAGGCAGGTTATTTAACAAAACGCGGCACACGGATGGCCTTTACGTCGTTTCTCTTTGTAAAGGCCACCGGTGCGCTTTGCGTTAGACGGCAAAGCAGCACGCAAATAACCGCGCAACCTCGCCAAGCAGCTTAGGCATCCGCCCAGCGATCGCCACTCCAACCCCCCAATACAATAGAAGCCAACCCCGAAGTATCCGCAAGGTCAAAGAGGCTGGCAACAGCGATCGCCCCCATCATGCAACCGCCCAGCGACCTTACACTTCGCGTCACTCCAGACGAGTTTGCGGCGATCGCCCCCACCCCGATGAATCTGCCTGTTTGGATTGTTCAAGTAGTGCGCGGGCGATCGCGAAGCGTACCGGAAGGATTCTCACTCCGCTCGATCAACGCGAACCCGCCGAATTAATACCATCGTAAAAATGGTTGCGAAGTCGCACTCAATGACAGCTCTACTCGAACGAATCACGATCGATCCCCGTCAGCGCGGCGGTTGTCCCTGCATCCACAGAAGCAGAACCAGAAAAAGATTTGTTGTCTAGCTTTGTTATAGCTGCTCAATGCTAGACTGCAAATAGAAGCAGCAAACTACTATGTCAAGAAAAAATTATGTCTTCTACTACTATTGTCACAATCGTGAAGATGGTTGAATCCTTGCCCGATGAGTTGCAGGAAAAAGTTGTAGAACATATCCGAGACTACATTGCAGATTTGGAAGATGAGAAGCGTTGGGATAACTTATTCCAACAGACCCAGGGTAGTCTAGTCGCGGCAGCTCGTAAAGCCAAGCAGGAAATTGCAGCAGGGCAGTCGGTGCCGATGGACTACGAGCAACTATGAAGTCTGCAACACTACCCTCTTTTTGGTCGGGGTATCGAAAATTGGGTAGTTCTGTAAGAGAGCGGGCGCGAAAGGCATACCGATTGTGGGCAGAGAACCCATTTCATCCATCGTTACATTTCAAATGCATTAACAGCGAGGAGGGCATTTGGTCTGTACGAGTGACGCGCAGCTATCGTGCTCTTGGAGTCTTGGAAGGTGACACCGTGACATGGTTTTGGATCGGCAATCATGACGAGTATGAGCAATTTTATTCATAAGCGCCAGCAGTAGAATAGCCCCGTTAGACCGCAAAGCAACGTACAGGATGTCGCGAAGCGTCCCAGAAAGATTCTCGCCCCAGTAGCAACATTGCCAAGCGGCTTCGGCATCCGCCCAGCGATCGCCCCTCTAACCCCTCAGTACAATAGAAGCATGACGATCGCCCTCACCATGCCACCGCCCAGCAACCTTACAGCAGCTGAATCCCAGCCCCTGGACCCAGCGGCAACCCCAACAGAAACCAGAGGGCAAAAAACAGAGACCAGCTCATCAGGAACGCCACCGAATAGGGCAACATGGTCGCAATCAACGTGCCAATCTTGAGATTTTTATCAAACCGCTGCCCAAACGCCACAATCAAAGGAAAATAGACCATCAGCGGCGTAATGATATTACTCGTCGAGTCGCCAATGCGAAACACCAGTTGCGTCAGTTCCGGAGTATAGCCCAATAGCATCAGCATCGGTACAAAAATGGGAGCCATAATCGCCCACTGCGCCGACGCTGAACCGATGAAGAGGTTGATAAACGCACTCAGCAGTACAAAGCTTAACAGCAGCGCAATGCCTGTAAAGCCGCTAGCTTCTAGCAAATTTGCTCCATTCACCGCAACGATAACCCCCAGGTTACTCCAGCTAAAGTAGGCAATAAACTGTGCCGCCACAAACGACAGCACGATGTAGTAGCCCATGGCACTCATCGCTGTGGACATCCCCTTGACCACATCCTTATCGTTGCGCACGGTCCCCGCCGCCATGCCATAAGCAATTCCCGGTATCAGGAAACCCAGGGTAATCAAAATGACAATGCCATTGAGGAAGGGAGACGGGACAAGGCTGCCCGTCTCAGGATCGCGCAGAACGCCATTGGGGGGTAGCACTAGAAGGGCGAGCAGAGCCAGCACGGCCAACAGAGCATACAAGGCCCAGCGAAGCCCCTTTCGCTCGGAGGCGGTGAGGGTCTGTTCATCTTCTGGGGTGCGATCGCCCCCATAGGAACCCAGACGAGGCTCAACTACCTTGTCGGTCATCCACCACCCCACCAGGGTAATCACAAAGGTCGACGCCGCCATAAAGTAGTAGTTGGCGGTGGGATTCACCACATAACCTGGGTCGATAAAGCCTGCGGCATCCTGACTAATGCCGGCCAGCAAGGGGTCTAGGGTCCCGATGAGTAGGTTGGCACTAAAGCCTCCCGAAACCCCGGCAAACGCCGCCGCCAGCCCCGCAATCGGATGGCGACCCACCGCTGCAAACACCATCGCCGCTAGGGGCGTTAACACCACGTACCCAGCATCCGACGCTAGGTTTGACATCACCCCCAAAAACACAATACCAGGGCTGATCAAAGCCAGCGGTGTCGCCGATACTCCCCACCGCAACGCGGCAGACAGCAGCCCAGTCTGTTCGCACAGACCCACCCCCAGCATGGCCACCAGCACCGGCCCCAACGGAGGAAACTGCACAAAGTTCTGCACGGCCTCGGTCACCATTTGTCGCAAGCCTTCGCCAGACAGCAACGACACGGCCGTAACTGTTTCTTCCGTTGCTGGATGCACCACAGAAAGCCCTGCCGCCGCCGCCAAGGCGCTCAAAAGAATTACCCCGATCGCTAGAATTAGGAACAGCGTCACGGGGTCGGGTAGGGCATTGCCAACCCGTTCGATCCAACCCAGAACCCGATCTAACCCCCGTAATTTCCCCGCAGACTGGCGGGGAGATTCAGATTGAGGGGAATTGTTGTCTTCCATGGATGGCTCACCCTAAACGAGTTGTGAGATGAAGCTTGGGGAAGTCTCTAGCCCCGAAACGCAAAACGAGTGGTTCCCGAATTGGAAACCACTCGTTTATACTTTGGAACGGGCTAGGAGGGATTCGAACCCCCGACACCGTGGTCCGTAGCCACGTGCTCTAGTCCACTGAGCTACAAGCCCTTGCCTTGCGTTGTTCGCTAGGAGACCATTCTAACTGAAAAAAATCGATGACGCAACCCCCCCAGCCGAAAAAAAATTTAACTCACCTCGATGAGAGTGGCGAAGCCCGTATGGTGGATGTTTCCGAGAAAGCGGTCACCGTTCGCGAAGCCACGGCCGAGGGCTATGTGCGGATGAAGCCAGAGACGTTTGAGGCGATCGCCGCCGGAAATGCCCCCAAAGGGGATGTCTTGGCAACGGCAAAACTCGCAGGCATCATGGCTGCTAAACAGACGGCCCAGCTCATCCCCCTCTGTCACCCCCTGCCCTTGCAAAAAATTGATGTTCAGATTGAAGCTGCACCGGATTTGCCCGGCTATCGCCTCGAAGCCACGGTAAAGACCAAATCCGAAACGGGAGTGGAAATGGAAGCCTTAACGGCGGTCTCAGTTGCCGCTCTGACCCTCTATGATATGGCGAAGGCTCTGGAGAAAACCCTGCAAATTGAGGGGATTCGCCTGCTCAGGAAAACTGGCGGCCAATCTGGGGATATCCAAGCCGGCGATCGCCCCCATCCCTAAATCCATCTCTGACCTTCGATGGACACCGCCGCTCCCAGCATTCGCTACAACAGGAACAGAACCTGCCACACGATAACCCCCCTCAAATCACAGATCAACAGGAGCAAGCAATATGAAGATTCCCCCCGGTTTTAGCCAACAGGCAATTCAAACCTCCTTGGGCCGCATGGCCTCACCGCTGAGGGCGATCGCCCCCCCAGTGGAGACACCCTGGTCTTCCTCCATGGACTTGGTGGGGGGTCGTCGGCTTATGAATGGTCGAAAGTCTATCCCGCCTTCGCCCCTCGCTATCGGATTCTGGCCCCGGATCTCATTGGCTGGGGTCGTTCCGAACATCCTCAACGAGACTATGTCCCCGATGACTACATCACCATGATTGGGGAGTTCCTCGCGGCTACCTGTGAGGGGCCGGTGACAGTTGTAGCCTCCTCCCTGACGGCGGCGTTTGCCATTCGCGCGGCGATCGCCCATCCCGAGCGATTCAAATCCTTAATCCTCACCAATCCCACCGGACTCTCTGACTTCGGCAATAGCTACAACAACACCTTTTTTGCTCAAATCGTCAAAACCCCCATCGTCGATCGCCTCTTCTATGGCTTAGGAGTCGCCACCCCAGGGGGAATCCGCTCCTTCCTAGAACAGCGTCAATTTGCCAATCCCAAACGCATCTACGACGAAATCATCGAGGCCTACCTCGAATCCGCTCAACAGGACAATGCCGACTATGCCGCCCTGGCCTTTGTTCGCGGCGACTGTTGCTTTGACTTAGCCCGCTATCTCCCAGAACTCAAGGTTCCCACCGCCATGCTTTGGGGCAAAAAATCCCAATTTGTCAACTTTGAAGTCGGTCGCCGTCTCGCGGATCTCAATCCTGAAGCCGTGCAAGCCTTCGAGGTACTTGAAGAGGTGGGCCTAACCCCCCATCTTGAACTTCCCGCCGTCACCATTGGCGTCATCGAGACATTTCTAAAACAACTGCAAGAGAGCCACATCGATAGACCAGAAACGGCTGTTTCCTCAGGCTCTGTCACTGAATCCACTTAGATATCCTGATATCATCAAGGTCAACAAGACCACTGCTGTTCATTTAAGGTGCTGTTATGGCTAACCCCACTCCTCCTGAACCCCCCCGGCGTCTTGAACCGGATGAATGGATTGCCATTTTTGTCACCCTTGCCACCCTGGGCGGCTTGGGGGTCTGGATTTTGGGGGCAGCCGGTTTGCGACGCATCGCTCCTAGTCAAATCGCAGGCATTGATATCCCCGGTTTGGCCCAGGATGAAGAAGGCCCCCCGGCCCGCCGCGATGAGTCGGAAGACCGCTCTCTCTTCGGCCTCAGACAAGCACCCCCCACCCTCACTGGCCGGGAACGAACTCAAGCGCGTCCGGGCCGAGTTCCCCGCCGTCAGCGCACTGAGGAGGAGGAAACGCCGAGACGGGCTGGCCGTCGTGCTGAACAGGAAGGACGCCGCCGCTCGCCGCGACGATTGCTAGAAACGGATGACTCCTCCGATGGACTGGCCCTCACCACCACCGGGCTCATTTTAGGACAACAGGCCCAAACCTTCCTCGATGACGACGAGACAGCGGGGACTGACCCTGAAACCGATGCCACCCTGGACAATGGAGTCCCCCCGGTCGTGCCACCTGTAACTCAAGACCCAGCCGAGACGGAGGTTCCTGAGGAGATGGCTGGGGTTCCAAGTCCCGATGAGGAGGAGACAGCGGCTGAGGTTCGTCCTGATATCAATGACGACGTGGGTGACCCCATTAACTTTGTCGATGTTGACGAAAACCATTGGGCCAGAGCCTATATTGACGCCATGTCTGCCCGAGGCTTGATTGGAGGAGTAGAAGCCGATCGCTTTGCTCCCGATGAGCCGGTTACACGTGCTCAATATGCACAACTGGTTGAGAGGGTGTTTCAGGGTGACGAGGATGTCCGGGAAGGACTGGACTTTGTGGACCTCGACGATGACTATTGGGCTGCCTCTGCCATTGGCACCTCGGTACGTTGGGGCTTTTTGAGTGGCTATCCCGGTTTAGAATTTCGCCCGGAACGGTCTATCTCTCGTTTAGAGGTGCTGCTGTCGTTGCGGGCGGGCCTGAATCTCTCAGAACCAGATGACCCGGCGGCGATTTTAGAGGCCTACGGCGATCGCGATGCAATTCCCGACTGGGCCCGACCTCCCGTCTCAGCAGCCGTACAGGCCGAACTCGAACGCAACCGCCCCGATTCTGAAGGCCTCGACCTAGAACGAGAAGCCAGCCGCGCTGAGGTAACGGCTATGTTCTATCAAGCCCTAGTTCGAGCAGGACAGGCTGAGCCTTTGCCCTAGATGGGCCGGGGGAGTGCCAACCGGGATGGGGTCACAAGGGTTGTGGGGGCGATCGCCCTTTCCGATAAGATGATAAACAACCCCTGAGCGCATGAACGCATCGGATCCCTTGTTTGTTGTCCCCGACAGACGGTAAAATCGCTTGTCTGCGGATCAGCCGCATGACCTTGCTGCGCCAGTTAATATAGGAAGTCTAACGATGAGTCAAACGAACGTTTCAGAAAAAGTCCAAGAAATTGTCGTGGAACACTTGGGTGTTGAAGCCAGCCAAGTTAAAGAAGCAGCCAGTTTCATTGAAGACCTCGGTGCCGATTCTCTCGACACTGTGGAATTAGTCATGGCCTTTGAAGAAGAATTTGATATCGAAATTCCCGATGAAGATGCCGAAAAAATTCTGACGGTCAAAGATGCCGTTAACTATATCCAGGAAAAATCCGCCGCTGCTCAAGCCTAGTGATGACGTAGGACTGTTAACCGACGCATTTGGTTAGGCGGTCCTGCTTCATCCTGACGGAGATCGCGCCATCATCGGCGACTCAACGTCTGGCAGATACTCGTTACGTCGCCAGCGTCGTTGACAGTTGGGACGAGCGCGATCGCCCTTGAACTCACCCGATTCCCACCGCGATAGACAAACTAACTAAGACAGTGATAGTTAGGAAAAACAAGCTCCTGAAAAGCATTCCAGCTATCAACCGTCCATTATTAAACGTCTATTGCCATCTCTGTTGAGACCTTATAAAACTATCCATTTTGGTACTTCGTCGGGTTCGACCTTCCCTCGATACTGACTGACATCATGACCCAATCCTCAACCCAGCGCAAACGTGTTGTTGTCACGGGACTCGGGGCGATTACGCCCATCGGGAAAACCGTAGATGACTATTGGCAGGGACTGCTCTCCGCCAAAATCGGCATCGGGCCCATTACCCTATTTGATCCAGCGGACTACGCCTGTCGCATTGCCGGAGAAGTGCAAAACTTCGACCCCCATGCGTACATCGATCGCAAAGATGCCAAGCGGATGGCCCGGTTCGCTCAATTTGCCGTAGCCGCCAGCAAACAAGCCCTTACCCATGCCGGTTTGGAAATCAATGACCTCAACGCAGAACAGGTCGGTGTCATGCTCGGAACCGGGGTGGGCGGACTCAAGGTCATGGAAGACCAAAACGAAGTGCTACTGAAACGGGGCCCCTCCCGAGTCAGTCCCTTCACGGTTCCCATGATGATTGCCAACATGGCCGCAGGACTCGTGGCCATCCATACGGGAGCCAAAGGGCCCAACTCCAGCCCCGTCACCGCTTGCGCCGCCGGCTCCAACGCCATCGGTGATGCCTTCCGTCTCATTCAACAGGGCTATGCTCAAGCCATGATTTGTGGTGGGGCCGAAGCCGCCATCACCCAACTCTCTGTAGCGGGGTTTGCCTCCGCTAAAGCCCTCTCTACCCGCAATGATGACCCCCTACGGGCCAGCCGTCCCTTCGACGCCGAGCGGGATGGCTTTGTCATGGGTGAAGGCTCAGGGGTGCTAATTCTCGAAGAATTGGAAACCGCCCTCAGTCGCGGCGCCACCATCTACGCCGAAATGGTTGGCTATGGGATGACCTGCGATGCCTATCACATGACCTCTCCGGTTCCTGGAGGAGACGGGGCCGCCCGCGCTATCCGACTGGCCCTCAAAGATGGCAACCTCCAACCCCAGCAGGTGGATTACATCAACGCTCACGGAACCAGTACCACCGCCAACGATCGCACGGAAACCGCCGCCATGAAAGCGGCCTTAGGGGAAGACAACGCCCGCAAAGCCGCCATCAGTTCCACCAAAGGCATGACCGGACATCTCCTCGG
Proteins encoded:
- a CDS encoding AbgT family transporter encodes the protein MEDNNSPQSESPRQSAGKLRGLDRVLGWIERVGNALPDPVTLFLILAIGVILLSALAAAAGLSVVHPATEETVTAVSLLSGEGLRQMVTEAVQNFVQFPPLGPVLVAMLGVGLCEQTGLLSAALRWGVSATPLALISPGIVFLGVMSNLASDAGYVVLTPLAAMVFAAVGRHPIAGLAAAFAGVSGGFSANLLIGTLDPLLAGISQDAAGFIDPGYVVNPTANYYFMAASTFVITLVGWWMTDKVVEPRLGSYGGDRTPEDEQTLTASERKGLRWALYALLAVLALLALLVLPPNGVLRDPETGSLVPSPFLNGIVILITLGFLIPGIAYGMAAGTVRNDKDVVKGMSTAMSAMGYYIVLSFVAAQFIAYFSWSNLGVIVAVNGANLLEASGFTGIALLLSFVLLSAFINLFIGSASAQWAIMAPIFVPMLMLLGYTPELTQLVFRIGDSTSNIITPLMVYFPLIVAFGQRFDKNLKIGTLIATMLPYSVAFLMSWSLFFALWFLLGLPLGPGAGIQLL
- a CDS encoding DUF4926 domain-containing protein, with translation MNPEPFDIVELLVSLPEHNLLVGTQGAIIENFGSKTPSF
- a CDS encoding phage integrase N-terminal SAM-like domain-containing protein, whose translation is MQPPPKKLLDRVRDAIQVKHYSYRTEQTYLQWIRRYILFHNKRHPNEMGVPEAEAFLTQLAVQNGVAAATQNQALSAILFLYKEILGRPLEGVDAIRAKRSRRLPTVLTVEEARLVIHQMSGVHRLIVQLLYGSGLRLREAMQLRIKDLDFTQHQIVVQDTKGRQSRV
- the fabF gene encoding beta-ketoacyl-ACP synthase II; amino-acid sequence: MTQSSTQRKRVVVTGLGAITPIGKTVDDYWQGLLSAKIGIGPITLFDPADYACRIAGEVQNFDPHAYIDRKDAKRMARFAQFAVAASKQALTHAGLEINDLNAEQVGVMLGTGVGGLKVMEDQNEVLLKRGPSRVSPFTVPMMIANMAAGLVAIHTGAKGPNSSPVTACAAGSNAIGDAFRLIQQGYAQAMICGGAEAAITQLSVAGFASAKALSTRNDDPLRASRPFDAERDGFVMGEGSGVLILEELETALSRGATIYAEMVGYGMTCDAYHMTSPVPGGDGAARAIRLALKDGNLQPQQVDYINAHGTSTTANDRTETAAMKAALGEDNARKAAISSTKGMTGHLLGGAGGIEGVAAVLAVANDRIPPTVNLDNPDPDCDLDYVPNQAREREVNVALSNSFGFGGHNVCLAFQKYR
- a CDS encoding ParA family protein, whose translation is MKIVSIFNNKGGVGKTTYMYHIAHLLEKEGKTVLIADLDSQCNLSSYCISESELEKSWKLDRGNSIWNAIERVYQGLGDIRQRGPSKVSSLYPKLYLIPGDILLSSYEDVLGDTWSSAKGGAEPALRVQSAIYRYVKWCGGKVDADVILLDLGPNLGALNRAILAASDYFIVPMSPDLFSIRGTENLGNKLVNWAGEWYQCNSSWKGQGLALPAGKPTFLGYVMQQHNVRQNQDGMTRGWSIFGSRVEQAVKDNIVDKLDPIGQVHHWTDNEWKLGRIPNLHSLVPYSLEARKPVFDCTSRDGLTGAHITRARNSRQHFDPIMTKLRQVI
- a CDS encoding acyl carrier protein, with protein sequence MSQTNVSEKVQEIVVEHLGVEASQVKEAASFIEDLGADSLDTVELVMAFEEEFDIEIPDEDAEKILTVKDAVNYIQEKSAAAQA
- the moaC gene encoding cyclic pyranopterin monophosphate synthase MoaC, with protein sequence MTQPPQPKKNLTHLDESGEARMVDVSEKAVTVREATAEGYVRMKPETFEAIAAGNAPKGDVLATAKLAGIMAAKQTAQLIPLCHPLPLQKIDVQIEAAPDLPGYRLEATVKTKSETGVEMEALTAVSVAALTLYDMAKALEKTLQIEGIRLLRKTGGQSGDIQAGDRPHP
- a CDS encoding DUF6444 domain-containing protein; its protein translation is MEIVLQQQAVLEELVAEVERLKALIDKDSQISSKPPSSDLIRHSEKVKEKAESEPSKRKPGGQPGHPGIWAFPKPA
- a CDS encoding S-layer homology domain-containing protein; this translates as MANPTPPEPPRRLEPDEWIAIFVTLATLGGLGVWILGAAGLRRIAPSQIAGIDIPGLAQDEEGPPARRDESEDRSLFGLRQAPPTLTGRERTQARPGRVPRRQRTEEEETPRRAGRRAEQEGRRRSPRRLLETDDSSDGLALTTTGLILGQQAQTFLDDDETAGTDPETDATLDNGVPPVVPPVTQDPAETEVPEEMAGVPSPDEEETAAEVRPDINDDVGDPINFVDVDENHWARAYIDAMSARGLIGGVEADRFAPDEPVTRAQYAQLVERVFQGDEDVREGLDFVDLDDDYWAASAIGTSVRWGFLSGYPGLEFRPERSISRLEVLLSLRAGLNLSEPDDPAAILEAYGDRDAIPDWARPPVSAAVQAELERNRPDSEGLDLEREASRAEVTAMFYQALVRAGQAEPLP